Below is a genomic region from Trichoderma asperellum chromosome 2, complete sequence.
AATTGAAGATTCCTGATGAAGCGTGTTAACTTTCTACACGGTGAGCCGCAAGGGATATGGCACGTAGACATAGAGAGCCGGATTGGTATATACGTGATAGTAGAATTTGCTAGGCATTGTTGAATAGGAATTGTATTAGTCTGAGTCGACAAAGCGGCAGCCCTGCATACTTTATACAGTTGGTTTTCATTGTCATTCTGTCATTCTCAACTACACATTCAATCTTAGGTCCAAGTGAAAGCTTCGAAGCCCCATTGTGCCAAtcatcttttctcttccattcATGTTTATCCCTTCATTAGCGGGCAATTTGGATCCTACCGGGCACAATACAGCATCTCCGGGCTTCCCCCATCCTTCCCATAGGTCTTAATTTAGGATCATCCACAACCTTTGCCAGAGTGCCAGATTCTCgtcttttattctcttttctcccaaGACGCCGTCCTCCTCGCTTTTCCAAGCTTGCAACTTCCCACCGTCGTCCGCAGCTCTCCTGGCGATGGCCCCGACATGTACCATGTGCTGATGCCGGCCCAGAAATGGCAGAAGGACGTGCCGTTGACGCAGTACGTGATGTCACAATGGATGGACGTGGCGGTCGGTCCAACGGTAGAGACGGTCGTGTTGGCAAGagtgaagagagaggtggATGTAGCTGTAGCTGGCGGTGGAGGAGCGAGCATCGTGGCCCAGCTGGTGGATAGGAGGAGAGACGCGGAGAGGACGGACTTGGGGGAAGGCATCTTTGTTAGGAATTCTGCTTTCAGTTCTTTATTGCGGgtttgttgttattgttgttgttgtttggTCGGTTTGCGTGAGCTGTAGGActggtttatatataaacttgtTTCTATGTGATACGATTGTTCTGCTTGTGGAACAGCAGTGAGTTGAACTTGCCCCCCCAGGGCGAGAGTCAGAACTCAAGGCAAATTTAAGTGGTAACCGGTGCCTTGTTTGTGGCAGGAAAGCTGCACATGCTGCTGGTGTGTGCCTTCCCCCAACGGTGATGGAGTTGGAGGCAAACAGGGGAGACAGACGTCATGGCtgtttcttttatattgGCGCTGGGCATGTACGCTTTTGATTAcgaggcttttttttttttttctccaagcGGTGTGGATGGAGAGATCATGGAGCGTGAATCACTCACTGTTTTGGCTTACTTGTTCGACTGCTGATTCTGTTGCTGCCATTGGTATCTAGAGTTTTGTTGCTTGAGCTGTGAGTCAAAGATGGATACAAGTCAGGTTGCGCGCAGCTGATGTGATGGATGTCGACACTTCAAAAACAGCAGCCGGGAAAAGGCTGCTTCTGTTCGATTCTATCATGTGTTTTTATTCTATGGAGGCATAACTACATATCAAGGTGCTTGAATCAGGTGCTTCGCTGATGGCTGCTCCGCCATTCTCAtccaagcagaagaagaatcatGTAGAAGCAACAGCCGGGTCAGCGTGTATTCCCATCAAACAAGGCATCCATCCCATTCATCATACACAGCCCAGATGCCACAAACAAACTTGCGCTTGGCTTTGTCGGCCGTCTCGCAGTTGCCTCGGCTGCTCCTTGTGTTCACGACGAACCGTTTCTGTCTCACattaccaaaaaaaaaaaaaaaaaattggttttgcattctttctctcctcctcttatATATGTGCCTTAGCACTAACTTATGCAGCATGAATCGACTCTTGATTACCGCTATTAAGCACCGGCCTTTATCCCAGCCATGATCCACAGCGCAAGCATGCTCACAAcccccagcagccaagacaaGGTCCTCAGAATCGACAGCCTCCCGTTCTCACATAGCACAATGTACACGAAAATGTACAGCACCCGCGACAAGACGTACTCAATCGTCAGCAGATTCAGCGTGTAGATGTCCACGCCTGCGTAGTTGGCCGCCGCCACGCCCCCCGCGAACATGCCCAGCGACTCGAAGCCGTTTTCCATGGCGCTTAGCGCTCGGGTGATGCGTTGCTGGCGCTGTGTCAAAGGGTGGGAAAGACGTTTAGCCAGTGTGTAACTTCATAtcgattaaaaaaaaaaaaagaagaagaagaaattgttAGCGTAGGAAAGGATCAAAATGGCTTACGGCTTTGTCCATCTTGTCATCTCGGAGAACGGCCGCCTGTGTATGCCGCGGATTGGTCTCGTCAAAATTCTTGCCAGCCAGAGTATGGCCATACGCGGCGGGGAGCCAGCACAAAGTAAATGCCGCCGGAACCTGATGCACAACAATTCTCAGTCCCATTTTGATTGACCAGATGATGTTGTTCAAGAGCAAAGACAGTGGCTTGAGCCCCTCATACCATATAAAAGGAGTAGTTTGTAGAAAGATCCACCATCGTGAACATGGTGCTCATGTCGACAAACGAACTGGGCAACGTCTGTAAAATCCAATTGGACATTTCAGTCAGAGGCGTCGACACCAGCCAGCGCCTTGTTGTTTGCGATGGAGATGAGCAGTTTGAGGAAACGGCGTGtgcataggtacctactaggtagtaggtaggtatatgtCTTATGTATCTCCAAGACAATAAGACCGCCTCGGtgtcaaaaagagaaatatcgACCCATATAAATGCAACTCAGCTCTATAGAGAGGTACATGCACTCCGTACTCCGAAAAATCCCTCCCAAACAAAACCGGTCAGCTTATATTATGCAGCTTGCTAATTAAGGCgtttgctgaagaagaaggaagaaaaaaaaaaaagggggtgtATTAATGGCCAGAAAGATTCTACCAGGTAGTTAGCTTGGGCATTTCGCAATTCCAAAGTGGCTTATATTTGTGTATTCGGTATCAAGGACGTGGCATCAAGCTCCCGAATTGATTTGGTCCATCTACACCTACCTATAAATGGCCGGGCCGCTAACACCCATTCACAGCGTCAAAACGGACCAGCTAGGCTCGGCCCGCCTTAGCCACGCCGGGTTAGATTTCGATCAACAGTCAACAGCCATCGAGCGAACACGCTTATTGTTCAACATCAATAACAATAGTGCATGCTGTTCGTTTGTAGTCCCACTTATTATATGAATTGgtttcaaaaaaaaggggatatatataagttGCTCTCACTATGAAGCTATCTACATATACAAATGTACAATGTATCATATaagaagaaagtaaaatCTGAAAAAAGGgtaataagaagaaaaagagacatatatatatgcacaaATATATACACTCATAAAGCGTCATGTACCATTATCCTGCCAGCTGATTTCTCTGCCTACCCCAGAGTATCTCGTCTCATCCTCCAGCTAGCCGCAATTTGGATCTCATCGATTTCCAAATATTCCTCTTCTTAAGCCCTGAATTTAACAGATCTCCTTGGGCCAGTAGCCTTGACAGTAGCGTTGGAAGCCTGGTCATAGACTTTGATAGAGTTGACACTCCAGAAAGCATCCACAAAGGCCGCAGGGTTGTTAGAGACGTACTCCTGGCACGTGCTGGCCAAGGCAGAGCATTCAGAGTTAGAGTTCCAAACATTGGAAGAGCCAGCCCAGTCGCCGCAAAAGGTAGTGTCAAAGACAAGCTGGTTGTTCTGGAAGTGGTcatcaatgctgctgccgtcggTAGGATTGAACTGTGCCAAAGGACTGCCCCATCCGCTAGGATTGGGGTTCCCGCCACTGATATCAGAGGGAATATTAGTCCGGGGAAAGAACCAGACAGCAATGTGGTCGGATGTCCACTCAGTAGCGTAAACGCCTCCATTGATGGCATTGAATCCATCTCCGTAATTTTGATTGTCCGAGGTAGTCTGGCTACATCCAGAGTTGCCCTCACAATCGCTGCCGAGCAGTTGAGTACCCGAGCTGGATCCATCGTTGCTGACAGAGAAGCCAGCAGAAGTATGCAGAGTAATGGAATCAGACGTCTGGGTATTAACGCCTTCGATGATGTCTATTTCGCCCGCGTTTGGCCAGTTAGGGCCAACCATCCAGAAGGCGGGCCAGGCTCCGCAGATGCTACCTGGCATGTGAGCAATATCGGCGATAAATAGGCCATGGTTGAAAGATTGCTGCGATGTCACGCGGACTGACTTGCGGCCGTTGGCCGGGTTTAATTCCGTCGAGTCGACACCCATAATTATCGATCCCGTCAAGGTTGAAGTAAGGTTGAGGGAGTTGGCTGTGTTGCCATCAACATACTGAACAAACCCATTTGTTGGGTCCGAGTCGGTGAAGAAGTCAAAGCTGGAAAAGAAATTGCTGGCGTCGTAGGTGACACTCAAGCTGTACTGGGCGTTGGCGGCTCCAGTGGCGAGGAGTGCGCCGAGAGAAAAGGTGATACCCGTAGAAGTATACATGGTGATGTTTGGTCTAAAAAAGCCTTCAAAATATGTTCGAGTCCAAGTATTCAAAGAGAATATAATGATAATATGAGCCGGCCACAGAAATAAGGAACGTGGAAGCTGCGTCTAGCAATGTTCGTGATGGTTAAGGAATGAATAAGGGCTTTCAAAAACCCAATAACCACTTATGTTGGATTAAAAAGGATTTGTgtatagaaataaaattgATATCAAATTGCACAAGTAGAGGCAGCAGCTTTTGTGTGCTTTATGTATAAAAGTGTGAGCTGTTGGGGCCAGGCTGAGGTTATCAATAACGGAGCTTATTGATGTGCAATGAATAGCGGATGAACACGAATCGTTGATGCTGCCACTTAAAGAAAGACTCTTCGCGACTCGGTTTGGAACACTAACCGCCGGAAGGATTGAACGGCACAGGTTGAGAGTTCAGCGAGTGGGAGGGATGGGGctgaaagagaagcaaaggcCAAAGCGCGCTGCTTGTAACGAGGCTGTCCGAAACCACGGCCAGTATCACGAGGGGGGGCACATGGCCATCTAAATACAAACTCCAGTGTGTCTggtctttcttcttccagctccACGGACAGGGTCTAGACGTAATGAGCGAGAGACATTTCAGACCCCCAAATCTCATGCATGGTGGATCAACCAGACAGCCGTCGCACAGGTACCGTTTCTGTGACAATAGCTGCCGACAGTACCTCGTCTAGGCTTGATATCCAGTATCGAGGGACAGAGTGACATGCGAAGACCAGATTCTCACATGTGGTTGACGAGATGGTGAAATTGTGAGACGGCCAGCGTCAGCACATCACGGCCAATGAATGCCTATAACAGGGGGCCCGTCCGGGCTACTCGCGCCTAGAGTTTGCGCGGTTCGGCGAGCCACGGGGCTTCTGAACCCCTGATCAGCGTGTGCGTAAGCCTTGAGTGGCTAGCTGGGGATGGGCTACATGAGACGATGCGCCATCGTTGTTCTTAGTTCGGACCGTCTGGCCGTCCAGAGGAACAATGGAACATAAGCTTCTGTTTCACCGGCGATCGTTGCCGGTCTAGCTTTCGCACTGCTGCCGGTGAGAGGAGCCGTGTAAGAGACTATGCTAaacagaggatgaagaaaaaacaagtcCCGCCCATTGCTGCTGGGATGCAAGTTGTGTTGGAGGATAGAAAGCCGGATGGGTTCATTAAGAGGTTGCATCCCTCCACGTGAACCCATACAATAGGAAAGAGCCTCTGAACAGTACCTTCTTCTCAGAGGAAAATGTGCGCTCATCATTATCTGTATACCTGGCAGGTACTAAGGTGCCGTAAGGCAGGCGATACCAGGTGCAGGCATACTAAGACTACACGCAGCGCAGATCAGATGCAATTGCGGAGGAGACGCCCCGGAAATCCAGCGCAGCGAGCCTTTGTCCCCATTATCGTGAGATAACACGGCCAGAGCAGAAGCTTTGAGCAGTACCAGAAGCTCAAAGACAAACGCCGCAAAATTCTATTTTTCAGAgctgttttttctttcttctcgcCTCTGAACAATATACCGTGCCAAGCTTT
It encodes:
- a CDS encoding uncharacterized protein (EggNog:ENOG41~TransMembrane:4 (o29-47i91-110o116-137i149-167o)) — encoded protein: MSNWILQTLPSSFVDMSTMFTMVDLSTNYSFYMVPAAFTLCWLPAAYGHTLAGKNFDETNPRHTQAAVLRDDKMDKARQQRITRALSAMENGFESLGMFAGGVAAANYAGVDIYTLNLLTIEYVLSRVLYIFVYIVLCENGRLSILRTLSWLLGVVSMLALWIMAGIKAGA
- a CDS encoding uncharacterized protein (EggNog:ENOG41~SECRETED:SignalP(1-22)~CAZy:GH16), with product MYTSTGITFSLGALLATGAANAQYSLSVTYDASNFFSSFDFFTDSDPTNGFVQYVDGNTANSLNLTSTLTGSIIMGVDSTELNPANGRKSVRVTSQQSFNHGLFIADIAHMPGSICGAWPAFWMVGPNWPNAGEIDIIEGVNTQTSDSITLHTSAGFSVSNDGSSSGTQLLGSDCEGNSGCSQTTSDNQNYGDGFNAINGGVYATEWTSDHIAVWFFPRTNIPSDISGGNPNPSGWGSPLAQFNPTDGSSIDDHFQNNQLVFDTTFCGDWAGSSNVWNSNSECSALASTCQEYVSNNPAAFVDAFWSVNSIKVYDQASNATVKATGPRRSVKFRA